In Ailuropoda melanoleuca isolate Jingjing unplaced genomic scaffold, ASM200744v2 unplaced-scaffold72047, whole genome shotgun sequence, the genomic window AATGCATTTTACTGTGTCTTTGAAGGCATCTTCCACTTGTTTGTTTTGAAGTGTATAAATGAATGGATTAAGCAAAGGTGCAACTGAAGTAGTGAGCACAGACACTACTTTATTAATAGCTACTCCTTCCTTTGCTGAAGGTTTGATGTAGATGAAGATACAGCTGCCATAAGTGATGGAAACCACAATCATATGGGAAGAGCAGGTGGAAAAGGCCTTTTTCCTCTGCTGGGCAGAAGGGAATCTTAGAATGGTCTTAATGATGTAGGTATAGGAGAGGACTACACACACTAAGGTAATAATGAGCATCAGGCCTGCAAAACTCAAAACTATTCTCTCTATTAACACTGTGTCTGAGCAggttatctgtaaaataggagaTGTATCACAGCCAAAATGATCAATCACATTGGAGTCACAGAATTCCAGCTGGAGGCCCATGCCAAGAGGTGGGAGGATGATTAACAGGCTGGCAAACCAACAGCAGAGAACA contains:
- the LOC100473917 gene encoding olfactory receptor 6C2 — its product is MRNHTAVTTFILLGLTDDPKIQVLLFVFLFLTYILSVTGNLIIITLTLLDSHLKTPMYFFLRNFSFLEVSFTTVCIPRLLYTMTTGDNTVTYNACATQLFFVVLFGATEFFLLAAMSYDRYVAICKPLHYTTIMNSRICTTLVLCCWFASLLIILPPLGMGLQLEFCDSNVIDHFGCDTSPILQITCSDTVLIERIVLSFAGLMLIITLVCVVLSYTYIIKTILRFPSAQQRKKAFSTCSSHMIVVSITYGSCIFIYIKPSAKEGVAINKVVSVLTTSVAPLLNPFIYTLQNKQVEDAFKDTVKCIVFLTKK